One region of Streptomyces rishiriensis genomic DNA includes:
- the mtnB gene encoding methylthioribulose 1-phosphate dehydratase: MTAHPTAPDLEEAGAVLAAESARFASFGWMRGTSGNLSVVLTRDPLRLAVTASGHDKGELTPADVVLVDGDGAAVHEGKPSAEAELHARVAALTGAGAVVHVHTVASVALGHRHPGGIVFKDLEMLKGVGQPAHDVEVTLPVIANSQDMKVLGDRLEAAREPRMPAVVVAGHGLYVWGDTPRQARHHTEVVEWLLELELTRR; the protein is encoded by the coding sequence ATGACCGCCCACCCCACCGCACCGGACCTGGAAGAGGCGGGGGCGGTCCTCGCCGCCGAGTCCGCCCGCTTCGCCTCCTTCGGCTGGATGCGCGGCACCTCGGGCAACCTGTCGGTGGTGCTCACCCGCGACCCGCTGCGGCTCGCCGTCACCGCGAGCGGTCACGACAAGGGTGAACTGACGCCCGCGGACGTGGTGCTGGTGGACGGGGACGGCGCCGCCGTGCACGAGGGCAAGCCCTCCGCCGAGGCCGAGCTGCACGCGCGCGTGGCCGCGCTGACCGGTGCGGGCGCGGTCGTCCACGTGCACACGGTGGCCTCCGTGGCGCTCGGCCACCGGCACCCGGGCGGGATCGTCTTCAAGGACCTGGAGATGCTCAAGGGCGTCGGCCAGCCCGCGCACGACGTCGAGGTGACGCTGCCGGTCATCGCCAACAGCCAGGACATGAAGGTGCTCGGCGACCGGCTCGAGGCGGCCCGCGAGCCCCGGATGCCCGCGGTGGTCGTGGCCGGACACGGCCTGTACGTGTGGGGCGACACCCCGCGCCAGGCCCGCCACCACACCGAGGTCGTCGAATGGCTCCTGGAACTGGAGCTGACGCGGCGCTGA
- the mtnA gene encoding S-methyl-5-thioribose-1-phosphate isomerase: MSQELRAVEWTGTGLALIDQTALPHRTATVDVHDVDTLVDAIRRLVVRGAPAIGAAGAYGVAIALLQGEREGWTDDEVREAVARVREARPTAVNLMVCVDRVMSRFDEGLDAVLAEAAAVQREDVEANRAMGAFGADWLLERVGADRPLRILTHCNTGALATAGWGTALGVIRELHARGRLEVVYADETRPLLQGSRLTAWELVHEGIPHFVQADGAAAGTILRGEVDAAIVGADRIAANGDTANKVGTVGIALACADAGVPFLVAAPTTTVDLATPDGTAIHIELRGEDEVLEWGGVRTAPAGSRGHNPAFDVTPGRLVTGLVTERGVLEVSKGELPGDRLR; this comes from the coding sequence ATGTCCCAGGAACTGCGCGCCGTCGAGTGGACCGGAACCGGCCTCGCGTTGATCGACCAGACCGCTCTCCCGCATCGCACCGCGACCGTCGATGTCCACGATGTGGACACCCTGGTCGACGCGATCCGGCGACTGGTCGTGCGCGGCGCCCCCGCGATCGGCGCGGCGGGTGCCTACGGCGTCGCGATCGCGCTGCTGCAGGGTGAGCGCGAGGGCTGGACGGACGACGAGGTGCGCGAGGCCGTCGCCCGTGTCCGCGAGGCCCGTCCGACCGCCGTGAACCTCATGGTGTGCGTGGACCGGGTCATGAGCCGCTTCGACGAGGGGCTCGACGCGGTCCTGGCGGAGGCTGCCGCGGTCCAGCGCGAGGACGTCGAGGCGAACCGTGCGATGGGCGCGTTCGGCGCGGACTGGCTGCTGGAGCGGGTCGGCGCCGACCGCCCGCTGCGGATCCTGACGCACTGCAACACCGGCGCGCTGGCCACCGCCGGCTGGGGCACCGCCCTCGGTGTGATCCGCGAACTGCACGCGCGCGGGCGCCTGGAGGTGGTCTACGCCGACGAGACCCGCCCGCTGCTCCAGGGGTCGCGCCTGACCGCCTGGGAGCTGGTCCACGAGGGCATACCGCACTTCGTCCAGGCCGACGGCGCCGCCGCCGGCACCATCCTGCGCGGCGAGGTCGACGCGGCGATCGTGGGCGCCGACCGCATCGCGGCCAACGGCGACACCGCCAACAAGGTCGGCACCGTGGGGATCGCCCTCGCCTGCGCCGACGCGGGCGTCCCGTTCCTGGTCGCGGCGCCCACCACCACGGTCGATCTCGCGACGCCGGACGGCACCGCCATCCACATCGAACTCCGCGGCGAGGACGAGGTGCTGGAGTGGGGCGGGGTGCGGACCGCGCCCGCCGGGTCGCGCGGCCACAACCCGGCGTTCGACGTCACGCCGGGCCGGCTGGTGACGGGCCTGGTGACCGAGCGGGGCGTACTGGAGGTGTCCAAGGGGGAGCTGCCCGGGGACCGGCTGCGCTGA